TCAGCCACCAGGGCCAGGACCTCGCTTTCACGCTTGGACAGGGGCTGGGCGGGGATGACGACCTTGGTAGTCTCCTGGGGCCGGATAACAATGCCCCCGTTGATGTGAAGTATTCGCAGCAGAGAGCCAAGGGAGTTGTTGGCCTGCTGAGTTGCGGCGGTCTCCCAGGGGGCCGCCGATGTCCGTTCCATTACCTGTACTGCGCTCATATCTGCCTCCTTGTCTTCCCCTCCGCCGCCCCACGTCACATTGCAGCAGGCTAAGGCCGTGGACTAAGACGGGCGTAAAAATATCGTTAAAAAACGTTAGAGTTTGAAAAACGGCCTGTTAACAGGGGATGAAAGGGAGGCTGGGGGAGGGCTTGATAACGCTGGAGCGCGTAACCGGCTCCGGGTTAGGGACGGTGGGCAGACAAAGGCTGGTTAATGGTTGACTTCTGTGCGTCGGAGAATGCTTTTGACCCTGGCGATGAGTTCCCTTGGAGAGAAGGGCTTGACTACATAATCAT
This portion of the SAR202 cluster bacterium genome encodes:
- a CDS encoding response regulator transcription factor, with amino-acid sequence MSAVQVMERTSAAPWETAATQQANNSLGSLLRILHINGGIVIRPQETTKVVIPAQPLSKRESEVLALVAEGNSNKLIADRLSISERTVKHHLTLIMSKLNAYDRTHAVVTAVRLGWLAI